One Streptomyces sp. NBC_01217 genomic region harbors:
- a CDS encoding VOC family protein: protein MDILGTTLRICVDDLEAAVAFYEDLTASSALRFERGGVSAAAIGCFLLMSGPESELEILRKVTATIAVKDVDEAHASLTRVGARILAGPVPTPVGRNLIAVHPDGSVFEYVDRNPAV, encoded by the coding sequence ATGGACATTCTGGGAACCACTCTGCGCATCTGCGTCGACGACCTGGAGGCCGCGGTGGCCTTCTACGAGGACCTCACGGCCAGTTCCGCGCTGCGCTTCGAGCGCGGTGGGGTCTCTGCCGCCGCGATCGGCTGCTTTCTGCTGATGAGCGGCCCCGAGTCGGAGTTGGAGATCCTGCGCAAGGTGACGGCGACGATCGCGGTCAAGGACGTCGACGAAGCCCATGCCTCCCTCACCCGCGTCGGCGCGCGCATCCTCGCGGGCCCGGTGCCGACGCCGGTGGGCCGCAATCTGATCGCGGTGCATCCGGACGGCTCGGTCTTCGAGTACGTCGACCGGAATCCGGCCGTCTGA
- a CDS encoding class I SAM-dependent methyltransferase: MPKETAVYTHGHHESVLRSHRWRTAANSAAYLLHELRPGMDVLDVGCGPGTITADLAALVAPGRVTAVDTTEEILAQAAEVAAERGLDSVEFATADVHALDFPDDSFDVVHAHQVLQHVGDPVQALREMRRVCRPGGVIAARDSDYAAMTWYPEVPGMDAWQELYGRVARANGGEPDAGRRLLSWALRAGFTDITPTAGNWCFATPESRAWWSGLWADRTVGSVYAKLAVDGGHASTEELAAIAAAWHEWGARDDAWFMVPHGEVLCRVR; the protein is encoded by the coding sequence ATGCCGAAGGAGACCGCCGTCTACACCCACGGCCACCACGAGTCGGTGCTGCGCTCGCACCGCTGGCGTACCGCCGCCAACTCCGCGGCGTATCTGCTCCACGAACTCCGCCCCGGCATGGATGTGTTGGACGTCGGCTGCGGACCGGGCACCATCACCGCGGATCTGGCCGCGCTGGTCGCCCCCGGCCGGGTGACCGCCGTGGACACCACCGAGGAGATCCTGGCGCAGGCGGCCGAGGTCGCGGCCGAACGCGGCCTGGACAGCGTCGAGTTCGCCACCGCCGATGTACATGCCCTGGACTTCCCCGACGACTCCTTCGACGTCGTCCATGCCCATCAGGTGCTGCAGCATGTGGGCGATCCGGTGCAGGCGCTGCGCGAGATGCGGCGCGTCTGCCGCCCCGGCGGCGTCATAGCGGCCCGCGACAGCGACTACGCGGCGATGACCTGGTATCCCGAAGTGCCGGGCATGGACGCCTGGCAGGAGCTGTACGGACGGGTCGCCCGCGCAAACGGCGGCGAGCCGGACGCGGGCCGCCGGCTGCTCTCCTGGGCCCTCCGGGCGGGATTCACCGACATCACCCCGACCGCCGGCAACTGGTGCTTCGCGACCCCGGAGAGCCGCGCCTGGTGGAGCGGGCTGTGGGCCGACCGCACCGTCGGCTCGGTGTACGCGAAGCTGGCCGTGGACGGCGGCCATGCGAGCACCGAGGAGCTGGCCGCGATCGCCGCGGCCTGGCACGAGTGGGGCGCGCGGGACGACGCCTGGTTCATGGTCCCGCACGGCGAGGTGCTCTGCCGGGTCCGATAG
- a CDS encoding SMP-30/gluconolactonase/LRE family protein, whose amino-acid sequence MATEEHIKAAKPRAGGGLVVNLRGSLARVAPDGAVTPVLPVEACANGIGWGPDGRLMYLIDTPTGRRRAAPLHGRRHPGPDCRTSGTAPTACAFGGTDLSGLCITSARAGHGVPRTAFAGGWASPTPDAGSSTAPLGGRGRSNPRIKGPER is encoded by the coding sequence ATGGCCACCGAAGAGCACATCAAAGCCGCCAAGCCGCGTGCCGGTGGCGGACTCGTGGTCAATCTGCGCGGCAGCCTCGCCCGCGTCGCCCCCGATGGCGCGGTCACCCCGGTGCTGCCCGTCGAGGCCTGCGCCAACGGCATCGGGTGGGGTCCGGACGGGCGGCTGATGTACCTCATCGACACGCCCACGGGACGGCGCCGCGCTGCGCCGCTGCACGGCCGACGGCACCCTGGACCGGACTGCCGGACTTCCGGTACAGCGCCGACGGCCTGCGCCTTCGGCGGTACGGACCTGAGCGGCCTCTGCATCACCTCGGCCCGCGCGGGGCACGGGGTGCCCCGGACGGCGTTCGCGGGCGGCTGGGCCTCCCCGACGCCGGATGCGGGGTCCTCGACGGCTCCGCTGGGCGGGCGCGGCCGGTCGAACCCTCGTATAAAGGGCCCTGAGCGATAA
- a CDS encoding pyridoxal phosphate-dependent aminotransferase — protein MARQHTGRAGRKQRGGGGARSVREDRGPVRYAPPAPDPGLPVLPELAEVLAAAAGRGEPEPTGGGDDLREAATAYWERRGLHGGPEHIAAAPGASPLLLALIAAHGGDVLMPRPCTATWIPQARLLGRPAYHVPTPAECGGVPDPYALLETVRRVRAEGGRPRLLLISVVDDPTATVAPPELVREACEAAVAEGLHIVSDETWRDTLHRPHDTVLLSPAEMCPDDVTVVCDLAGALTPSAWPVAVARFPDTGRAAVRHARTLDILTALGAHVAGPVAMAAAHALREPDAVTDRVRSAAALQAKVAGAAHRAVLASGALARPPQAGRHLYADLGPLRSRLAKRGVTDSLELEEYLTERLGAPTPGGHRFGDELGALRVRLGTGALLGSTAEQQMQSLTAVEPLELPHVAQALSIFGAALDELR, from the coding sequence ATGGCGCGGCAACACACCGGACGGGCGGGGCGCAAGCAGCGGGGCGGGGGCGGTGCGCGTTCCGTACGGGAGGACCGCGGCCCTGTACGGTACGCGCCACCCGCCCCCGATCCCGGTCTGCCCGTCCTGCCCGAACTGGCCGAGGTGCTCGCCGCCGCGGCCGGCCGCGGCGAACCCGAGCCGACCGGCGGCGGCGACGACCTGCGCGAGGCCGCGACCGCCTACTGGGAGCGGCGCGGACTGCACGGCGGCCCGGAACACATCGCCGCCGCACCGGGCGCCTCCCCGCTGCTGCTCGCCCTGATCGCCGCGCACGGCGGCGACGTACTCATGCCGCGCCCCTGCACGGCCACCTGGATTCCGCAGGCCCGGCTGCTGGGCAGGCCCGCCTACCATGTGCCGACCCCGGCCGAGTGCGGCGGCGTGCCCGATCCGTACGCGCTGCTGGAGACCGTACGCAGAGTGCGCGCCGAGGGAGGCAGGCCCCGGCTGCTGCTGATCTCCGTGGTCGACGACCCGACCGCCACCGTCGCCCCGCCGGAACTCGTGCGCGAGGCGTGCGAGGCCGCGGTCGCCGAAGGGCTGCACATCGTCAGCGACGAGACCTGGCGCGACACCCTGCACCGGCCGCACGACACGGTCCTGCTCAGCCCGGCCGAAATGTGCCCCGACGACGTCACGGTCGTCTGCGATCTCGCCGGTGCGCTGACCCCGTCCGCCTGGCCGGTCGCGGTCGCCCGCTTCCCGGACACCGGGCGGGCGGCGGTGCGCCACGCCCGTACGCTCGACATCCTCACCGCACTCGGCGCGCACGTCGCGGGGCCCGTCGCCATGGCCGCCGCCCACGCGCTGCGCGAACCGGACGCCGTCACGGACCGGGTCCGCAGCGCCGCAGCCCTCCAGGCGAAGGTCGCAGGGGCGGCCCATCGCGCGGTCCTCGCGTCGGGCGCGCTGGCCAGGCCCCCGCAGGCCGGCCGCCACCTCTACGCCGACCTCGGGCCGCTCAGGTCCCGGCTCGCGAAACGCGGTGTCACGGACTCCCTGGAACTGGAGGAGTACCTGACGGAACGTCTCGGTGCACCGACACCGGGCGGCCACCGGTTCGGCGACGAACTGGGGGCGCTGCGCGTACGGCTGGGCACCGGGGCGCTGCTCGGGTCGACCGCGGAACAGCAGATGCAGTCCCTCACCGCTGTGGAGCCCCTGGAATTGCCGCATGTGGCTCAAGCCCTGAGCATTTTTGGAGCGGCCCTCGACGAACTCCGATGA